The Argopecten irradians isolate NY chromosome 16, Ai_NY, whole genome shotgun sequence genome window below encodes:
- the LOC138310254 gene encoding LOW QUALITY PROTEIN: nicotinamide N-methyltransferase-like (The sequence of the model RefSeq protein was modified relative to this genomic sequence to represent the inferred CDS: substituted 1 base at 1 genomic stop codon), protein MAIPIETCDYANFDPYVYAEITINNDITGMKQDLDCLHDIFNNGKVTGKRLLDVGTGPTIHTVISASDHVDEIFLSDYTPQNRQYLEKWKNGEIVFPKILMEHVVNLEDRRLTPEQRENEVRGKVKGILTIDVTSEQPFGSGYSGDQFDIVISSHCIDAAVDNVADLTKCMKNVSTLIKEGGYMIISCDIXATYYLVGNYKFTGASFTREEVESAMIEAGFDIGYYAEIENYDDEYNDAKGYYYLTARKRPISQ, encoded by the exons ATGGCAATTCCAATAGAAACATGTGACTACGCTAACTTTGATCCTTATGTGTATGCTGAGATAACCATCAACAACGACATTACTGGTATGAAGCAGGACCTCGATTGTCTTCATGATATCTTCAATAACG GGAAAGTGACTGGTAAGCGTCTCCTAGACGTTGGCACCGGTCCTACCATACACACCGTGATCTCGGCCAGTGATCACGTGGACGAGATTTTCCTATCAGATTATACACCACAAAATCGCCAATACCTAGAAAAATGGAAAAATGGAGAAATTGTATTCCCGAAAATATTGATGGAGCACGTTGTCAATCTAGAAGATCGTCG TTTGACACCGGAGCAGAGAGAAAACGAAGTGAGGGGAAAAGTGAAAGGAATCCTAACCATCGACGTGACGTCAGAACAGCCATTTGGATCAGGTTACAGCGGCGATCAATTTGATATCGTGATTTCAAGCCATTGCATAGATGCAGCAGTTGATAATGTTGCTGATCTAACGAAATGCATGAAAAATGTTTCCACTTTGATAAAAGAGGGCGGTTATATGATAATTTCATGTGATATTTGAGCAACATATTACCTGGTAGGAAACTACAAGTTTACAGGAGCGTCATTTACAAGGGAAGAGGTAGAATCAGCAATGATAGAGGCCGGTTTTGACATCGGATATTATGCAGAAATTGAAAATTACGATGATGAATACAACGACGCGAAGGGATATTATTATCTTACCGCGAGGAAACGACCTATTTCTCAATAA